DNA from Acidobacteriota bacterium:
GATAATTTCTCAACCCATTCGGCAATCGCTTGTCCAACCTCAACGGGCGATTCTTCCGGCAAATAATGATTACCCTTGACCGAAACTTCCGTGATATTTTTCCAAGCCCGACAGATTCTTTCGCGCCCGCCTTGAATCAATCCGCCGGGTTCGCCTTTGATAAACAGTTTCGGGATGTCATTTTTCGCCATCCATTCGAGATGCGCTGAAACCTTTTCGTGAACGTCTTTCGGCTCGCCGTCAAGCGGAACTTGACGGGGAAAAACAATCGTCGGACGACGCGCTTCGCCTTTTTCCAAAAACGGACGACGATATTCCGCTTTGTCTTCGTCGCTCATTTTCGGAAACTGTCGTAACAGCACTTTTTCGACGAAATAATTTTCTTCCAAAATCTGCTTTTCGCGTTCGGGGGTGCGAAAAGCCTTAAACCAATTTGAAACTTGCGGAGGGGTATTTTGGGCATTTTGCGAAACGATAAATGTCTCCATGAAGACGAGGCCTTTGACCTTTTCCGGGTTTCGGCTTGCCCATTCAAAACCGAGACTTCCGCCCCAATCGTGAACCATCAAAATGACATTTTTCTCTACCCCGATTTTTCTCAAAAGCTCTTCGAGATAGTTATAGTGTTCGGCAAAATGATAACGACTGGCATCGCTTGGCGCGAGTTTGTCCGAATCGCCCATTCCGATAAGGTCAGGCGCAATACATCTGCCGAATTCTTCAACGTGAGGGATGACGTTTCGCCATAAAAAAGAAGAAGTCGGATTGCCGTGTAAGAAAACAATCGGATTGCCTTTGCCCGACTCGAAATAAGCCATTTTTGAGCCGAATACTTTGGCAAATTTTTTCTTTTTTATGAATTCGGAAGGAGTCGTCCTCAGTTTGATATTCGCTAAATCCCTTGAAACGGAAATATTTTCTTGAGCAAAAACTTTTGCCGAACCGCTTGAGTAAACCGAGATAGCAGTTGCCAAAACAGGTATTGATTTAAGAAGTTCTCTTCTGTTTATTATTTTTTTCATCTCTATTGAATCCCAAACAGGTCTTACTGTTTCAACTTATTCCATTCACTTATTAGGTTCTCCGCCGCTTCAAGAGGCTTTATTTGTTTTTTATCGCGGTAGATTTTTACTGCTCTTTCCGCTGTTTCAATGGCTTCGCCGTAGCGTTTGAGTTCCGCCAGAATTTTTGC
Protein-coding regions in this window:
- a CDS encoding haloalkane dehalogenase, producing MATAISVYSSGSAKVFAQENISVSRDLANIKLRTTPSEFIKKKKFAKVFGSKMAYFESGKGNPIVFLHGNPTSSFLWRNVIPHVEEFGRCIAPDLIGMGDSDKLAPSDASRYHFAEHYNYLEELLRKIGVEKNVILMVHDWGGSLGFEWASRNPEKVKGLVFMETFIVSQNAQNTPPQVSNWFKAFRTPEREKQILEENYFVEKVLLRQFPKMSDEDKAEYRRPFLEKGEARRPTIVFPRQVPLDGEPKDVHEKVSAHLEWMAKNDIPKLFIKGEPGGLIQGGRERICRAWKNITEVSVKGNHYLPEESPVEVGQAIAEWVEKLSKKVEKV